In the Thermus antranikianii DSM 12462 genome, TCTAGCAAGCGTCTTGCCCTCCTTAGCTGGAGCCAGGCACCCTGGGTATACTGATTAATGTAATGATTGAGGACATTGGCACCCCCATCAGCGCCACCGAAGCCCGGGTCCACTTTGGGGAGGTCCTCCAACGCGTAGCCCGGGGAGAAACCCTGGTGGTGGAACGGGGAGGAAGAGCCGTAGCGGTCATCCTGTCCCTGGAAGAATACGAGCGGCTCCGGAAAGCGCCTAAGCAACAAGAGATCCTCGATGCGCTTTGGAGGCTGGGCCAGGAGATCCGAAACCACCTACAAGGACCCATCCCCTCCCCAGAGGAAGTCATACGGACCATGCGGGAGGAACGTAGCCTTGAAGTGGGCGGTTCTTGACGCAAGCTTCCTCATGCGAGTTCTTCTGGCAGGCATCCTGGGTGACAGGAGGGCCTATGAAGCTTTTCTTGGCTTGGGTCACAAGGAGGTGGTCGCCCCCACCCTCCTGCCTTACGAGGTGGCCAATGCCCTTCACCGCTACGTTCTGGGCGGGGTCTTGTCAGGGCCCCAAGCGGAAGCCTTTTTGCGAGGAGCCTTGGGCCTGAACATCCGCCTGATGGGGGACAAAGGCCTTCATCTAAGAGCCTTGGCCCTATCCCAAGCCCTGGGTTTAAAGGCCGTGTACGACGCCCATTACCTGGCCCTGGCGGAGAAGCTTCAGGCTGAATTCTGGACAGCGGACGGAAAGCTATCCCGGAAGGTTACGGAAGCTCAAGTTCAAGGCTTGCTGGAAGGCATCACCGTGCGCTATTTAGAACCCCATGACCCTGGGCCAACTTAGGGAAGAAATCTGGAACACCCTGGCCCGCTACGACCTGGCCCTCCACCCCACGCCTCCCCACGGCCACCACCCCAACTTCCTGGGGGCCAGGAAGGCAGCGGGGCTCCTCCTCCGCACCCCGGAGTTTCAAAGGGCCCGGCTCATCCTGGCAGGCATGGATGCGGTTCTGAAACCCTTGCGGGAGGAGGCCCTGAAGGCAGGAAAGGCC is a window encoding:
- a CDS encoding type II toxin-antitoxin system Phd/YefM family antitoxin; its protein translation is MIEDIGTPISATEARVHFGEVLQRVARGETLVVERGGRAVAVILSLEEYERLRKAPKQQEILDALWRLGQEIRNHLQGPIPSPEEVIRTMREERSLEVGGS
- a CDS encoding type II toxin-antitoxin system VapC family toxin; the protein is MRVLLAGILGDRRAYEAFLGLGHKEVVAPTLLPYEVANALHRYVLGGVLSGPQAEAFLRGALGLNIRLMGDKGLHLRALALSQALGLKAVYDAHYLALAEKLQAEFWTADGKLSRKVTEAQVQGLLEGITVRYLEPHDPGPT